Within Microbacterium proteolyticum, the genomic segment GCGCCGCCAAGGGCATCGGCTTCGCCGTCGCCGCCCGCTTCGTCGCCGAGGGTGCGCGCGCCGTGATCGCGGACGTGGATGCCGCCGGCGCCCGCGCCGCGGCCGAGGGCCTGGGTCCGGACGCGCGGGCGCTTGCGATGGACATCTCGAACGAGGAGTCCGTCGCCGCCGGGTTCGCCGAACTGCAGAGCGCGGGATGGGAGCCCGACGTCGTCGTCGCCAACGCCGGGGTGCAGCTGTTCGGTCGAGACGCCCCCGCCGCCGAACTCGACCTCGACGTGTGGCGCCGGACGCTCGACATCAACCTCACCGGGGCGTTCCTCACCGTCAAGTACGCGGTGCGATCGATGCTCCGCGGCGGCGGCGGATCGATCATCCTCACCGGCAGCCCCACCGCGGTGAACGGCGAGGGCAAGGACTTCACCGCCTACAGCGCCTCCAAGGCCGGCGTGCACGGGTTGGCACGCACGGTCGCTGCGGCATATGCCGCCGACGGCATCCGCGTGAACACCGTCCAGCCCGCGTACACCGAAACCCCGCTCGTGGCCGCGATCACCGACGATCCCCAGGCGCGCGCCGCCATCGTCGGGCGCATCCCCGTCGGTCGCGCGGGAACGCCCGACGACGTCACCGGCATCATGGTGTACCTCGCCAGCGACGAGGGGGCGTTCGCCACCGGCGCGACCTTCGTCGTCGACGGCGGCATGACCACGCTCTGACATGACCTGGAACGACGACGAGGCCGCGTGGTCGAGCAGCGGGTGGACGCTGGTCCGGCGAAGGGGCGACGAGTTCGCCGACATCGCGTTCCACGGCCGCCGGGTGCTGCGCAGCGTCCGCCTCGCCGTCCGCGACCGGGACTGGAACACCCTCCCGCTCTCCGTCGACGAGGTCCGCGATGAGCCCGGATGCCTCCGCCTCGGCGTTCGCGCGTCGGCCGACCCCGGAGGCCTCGAGGGCGAGCTCGTGGCGCGGGCGGAGGGCGACCGGCTCGAGATCGCGGTCGACCTGATCTGCACCGCGGCGTTCGAGACGAACCGGACCGGACTCGTGGTGCTGCACCCGCCGCGGGTGAGCGGCCGCGCGCTCGGGGTGGACCATCCGGACGGCTCGTCCGAGGCCACCCGTTTCCCCGACGGGATCAGCCCGCACCAGCCGGCGACGGACATCGTCGCACTCCGATGGACCTCGGATGCCGGGGAGATGCGGATGACGTTCTCGGGGGACGTCTTCGAGATGGAGGATCAACGCAACTGGACCGACGCGTCGTTCAAGACGTACAGCCGGCCCCTCGCGCTGCCCTTCCCGGTCCGTCTCGCAGCCGGAGAACGGGTCGCGCAGACCGTGACGATCGAGCGCGTCGGTCCCGTGCCGCCCCCCGAGCCGACAGGTCCGGCGGTCATCGACCTGCGCACCGAGGGAACCGCGCCCTCCCTCGGCATCGCCGCGAGCACCGCCCCCGATCCCGTCGAGGGAGTCGGTGACCGAGCGTTCCCCGTCGACACGGTGCTCGTCGAGCTCGACCTGGCCTCGCCCGCGTGGCGCGCCGCGCTCGCCCGCGCGCAGCGCGCCGGGCTCCCGCTCGACGTCCGCTTCGTCGTCGACGAGCAGCGGCCGGACGCCCTGCAGGACGGCGTCGACGCGCTCGCGGGGATCGAGGTGCGCCGCGTGGCCGCCTTCCGGGCCAACGGCCCCGCCCGACACGTCTCCGACGCCGAGACGGTGGCGGCCCTCCGCGCGGCGAGCGGGCGCGCGGGGCTGAGGGCGCCCGTCGCGGGCGGTGTGCGGACGCACTTCACAGAACTCAACCGCGAACACCACCGCCTCCCGGCCGGGCTCGACGGCCTCGGCTTCGCGATCACCCCGCTCTTCCACGACGTCAGCACCGCGCAGCTGGTCGAGTCGGTCGCGATGCAGAGACGGGTGGCGGAGCAGGCGGTCCGGCTGTCCGGCGGGATCCCCGTCGACATCGGCCCGATCGGACTGCTCCCGCACGTGAACGCCGTCGCGACGACCGCCGAGCCGCGACCGTCGCAGCCCGATCTGCGCGACGGCTACGGCCCGGCGCTCCTCCCCTCCACCGACCCGCGCCAGGATGCCGTCGAGCTCGCCGCCTGGACCATCGCGAGCGCCGCAGCCCTCATCGTGCCGGGCGTGCGATCGCTGACCTACTTCGAGGAGTGGGGGGCGCGCGGCATCCGGAGGCCGGACGGCACGGACCGACCGGTGGCCGTGGCGATCGCCGCCCTCGCGGAGCTCGGCGGTCACCCCGCGCTCACGGGCGACTCGCCGGACGGGTCCGTCTGGGCGGTCGGGGCGCTCACCCCGTCGGGCGCCGTCGTGCTGCTCGCGAACCTCGGCGACCGGGCCCGCGACCTCGAGATACGCACCCCGGGCGGGTCGACCTCGGTCCGGCTGGAGCGTTCCGGCTGGGCGAGGATCGTTCTGCCCTGAGGCGCACCGCGCCTTACCGCATGGCATCCCCTGCGTGCAAAGGCCAATCCGAAACACACAGTGTCTCCGAAGATGTGTGAAAGGCGACCGAATGGTCGCTGTCAGAACTCTGGGAGGTTCATCATGAGCTCGTCACCGAACCGCATCGTCGCGACCGTCTTCGGCGCCGTCTACCTGCTCGTCGGTCTGCTCGGCTTCGCCGTCACCGGCGGCGTCGGCTTCATCAGCAACGAGGGTGGCCTGCTGCTGGGCATCTTCGAGGTCAACCCGCTCCACAACATCGCTCACCTCCTGATCGGTGCCGCGCTGCTCATCGCCGGTCTCGCCAACGCGCGCGCCGCCAAGGGCGTCAACACCACCGTCGGTGCGGTCTACCTGCTCCTCGGTATCGTCGGCTTCTTCCTCACCGGGCCGGCCAACATCCTCGCCCTCAACGTGCCCGACCACTTCCTCCACCTCGCGAGCGCCGTCGTGCTCCTGGGTGTCGGCCTCGGCACCGAGCGCAACGTCCCCCGCACCGCGGCGGTCTGAGCGTGAACGCCGCGACCTTCGTCCGGTCGTGGCCCTCCGTGTCCGCATGGGGGGCAGGCCTGATCCTCGCCGCCCTCGGTGCGGGCGCCATCGTCGGACCCAGCTCCGGGATCGCCTCGCGCGGTCTCGGAGCGGGTCTGGTCGTCCTCGGGGTGGCCGCGCTCGTCTGGGGTGGAGCCGTGCTCTCCCTGGGTCGGTTCGTCGCCCCGCGCACGACGCTGGCGGGAGTCCTGGCGGGAGTCCTCGCGGCATCCGCCCTGATGTTCGTCCTGCCGACGCACACCAGCATCGTCGCGGTCACCGCCGCCACGTTCCTCCTCATCGTGGTCGGCGCGGCCGTCGCGGTGCAGGTCCGGCGCCGCGGACGCGAGGATGCAGCCCCGCGGACCGCGCAGCCGATGAGCGTGTGGGGGCTCCTGCTCGCCGCGTCGATCATCGCCGTCGTCGTCACCCCCGCTCTGGGGGCGACGCAGGATGCGGTGCTGATCCGCGACGACGGCAGCGTCCCCGTCATCACGCACGAGGGTCACTGATCCGGCCCTTCCGCCTCCCGCGGGATGGCACGCTGGAACAGTGACGTCCTCACCCCCGGTCCCGGCGCCGATCGCGCGGTTGCGCGCCAAGCTCCTCACCGCCCTCGCGGGCGATCCGACCGGGATGGCGCCGTACGTCCGCGCGATCGCCGAAGGCGAGGACGGCGGCTACTTCGTCGAGAACGGTCCCGCGTGGACCGTCCATGCCGGAATGGGCACCCTCGTCGCCGGCATCCGCGCCCTTCTCCTGCAGGCGCTGCACCCCGGAGCGCTCGCGGGGGTCCACGACTGGTCGCGCTACCGCGAGGACCCGATCGGTCGCCTCACCGGCACCGTGCGCTGGGTCATCACCCTCACGTACGGATCCCGAACGCAGGCGGATGCCGAGACCGCCCGCGTGGGCCGCTTCCACCAGCGCGTGCGGGGGACGTACGTCGGCGGCGACGGAGACGCGCGCGGCTACACCGCCGAGGACCGCGACCTCGTCCGGTGGGTCCACATCGCTTTCACCGACGCGTTCCTGCGGAGCCATCAGGCCTACGGCGGCCCGATCCCCGGCGGCGCCGACGCGTACGTCGCCGACTGGGCGACGGCGGGTCGGCTCATGCGCCTGCCCGATCCGCCGCTCACCGAGGCCGCCCTCCGCGCCGAGCTCGAGGGGTTCCTCGACCGTGGCGAGCTGCGCCGCGACGAGCGGGTCGACGACGTCGTCCGTTTCCTGCGGAAGCCCCCGTTCACGGGACTCATGGGCGTGGCCTACCGCGTGCTGTTCGCCGCCGCGGTCGCGACCTTCCCGCCGCGGGTGCGCAAGATGCTGGGCGTCCGCCGCTCGTGGCTGCCGGTGAAGACCACGACCCGGCTGATCCTGCGGATCACCGAGCGCGCGCTCGGATCCGGCCCGCGCGCGCAGGACATGGCGCGGCTGCGACTGCGCCGCCTGGGGCTGTAGCGCCGGGCCGGGTTCGCGCGTCGCCTCCCGTGAAGTGTCCAAGACACGCCGACGCGCCCGCGCAGGATCGGCGTGTCTTGGACACTCGAGC encodes:
- a CDS encoding SDR family NAD(P)-dependent oxidoreductase is translated as MSRLTGKTALVTGAAKGIGFAVAARFVAEGARAVIADVDAAGARAAAEGLGPDARALAMDISNEESVAAGFAELQSAGWEPDVVVANAGVQLFGRDAPAAELDLDVWRRTLDINLTGAFLTVKYAVRSMLRGGGGSIILTGSPTAVNGEGKDFTAYSASKAGVHGLARTVAAAYAADGIRVNTVQPAYTETPLVAAITDDPQARAAIVGRIPVGRAGTPDDVTGIMVYLASDEGAFATGATFVVDGGMTTL
- a CDS encoding DUF4383 domain-containing protein, producing MSSSPNRIVATVFGAVYLLVGLLGFAVTGGVGFISNEGGLLLGIFEVNPLHNIAHLLIGAALLIAGLANARAAKGVNTTVGAVYLLLGIVGFFLTGPANILALNVPDHFLHLASAVVLLGVGLGTERNVPRTAAV
- a CDS encoding oxygenase MpaB family protein yields the protein MAPYVRAIAEGEDGGYFVENGPAWTVHAGMGTLVAGIRALLLQALHPGALAGVHDWSRYREDPIGRLTGTVRWVITLTYGSRTQADAETARVGRFHQRVRGTYVGGDGDARGYTAEDRDLVRWVHIAFTDAFLRSHQAYGGPIPGGADAYVADWATAGRLMRLPDPPLTEAALRAELEGFLDRGELRRDERVDDVVRFLRKPPFTGLMGVAYRVLFAAAVATFPPRVRKMLGVRRSWLPVKTTTRLILRITERALGSGPRAQDMARLRLRRLGL